In Malassezia japonica chromosome 2, complete sequence, one DNA window encodes the following:
- a CDS encoding uncharacterized protein (EggNog:ENOG503NXYQ; COG:S; BUSCO:EOG09262V8E): MSREMEGAQKVPESDVVPESVDSEVENEALPGAGGAEEAAPAEPAPEAYKSSNASTRVHTPTVLGIAVVDFNHLVGPQVEFAYPSSLLDNEELSAQLPFLALPDGSHLSEEDFCYFHMLCKSLYPSTIFGISCNRQINADALINKGSQVTRSMVQKAIVVLATKPIFGPLREKLGMVTRAFFAQRDLNNLSLLEDFHGTLEMSLRMGTVGESSHALDGGSALYMGTSLREFIYHWRFKALSLVKLLLLQRKILFFGYPVERLCMLQYNLVALIPALLSSLEDSASPELHSQSDGRVKAESLKMSDRHSLLSFMGLPLALFSEDAFFQPCCPLQQIDTLKCGSWLVGTTNSIFKQQRSYKPDVVVDLEHTQLQFNDPALSNAVTLTPSDRSWMDQVINVVLETWNEGDPTQPTLMQYEGSDDYLRARFEEYIFGFLSTAKYANQLPPTPPDTPVDPQSPTAQFGAEAIDLFRATRVFKEWDALTDDTLCDLIGCKHPCSGKVTALSDAALRLSAGLHDLRIDESLAPTREAIGAAFQAGSAGLSKVASSWRTDLAKLNTGWNSPRAGRSANTSVDLTHNPPDLEGVSTPTSEAPPGSASTSPAPTWDSRKQEALSTLQATGAQGYAALGNLGSFLSAKQKAWSSRRPRNEDTQ, translated from the exons ATGAGCCGTGAGATGGAAGGTGCACAAAAGGTGCCAGAGTCCGACGTGGTCCCGGAATCTGTGGATTCCGAGGTCGAGAACGAGGCTCTTCCCGGTGCGGGCGGAGCTGAGGAAGCTGCTCCTGCAGAACCCGCCCCGGAAGCGTACAAGTCATCGAATGCTTCCACAAGAGTGCACACGCCTACCGTGCTAGGAATTGCGGTGGTGGACTTT AATCATCTTGTGGGCCCCCAAGTGGAATTCGCCTACCCTTCGAGTCTACTAGACAACGAAGAGCTGAGTGCGCAGCTGCCCTTTTTGGCCCTTCCCGATGGGAGCCACTTG TCTGAGGAAGACTTTTGCTATTTCCATATGCTGTGCAAGTCACTGTACCCCAGCACCATCTTTGGTATTTCGTGCAACCGCCAAATCAATGCAGATGCCCTGATTAACAAGGGATCGCAGGTGACTCGGAGCATGGTCCAAAAAGCGATTGTTGTCCTCGCGACAAAGCCCATATTTGGCCCGCTGCGCGAAAAGCTCGGCATGGTGACGCGCGCCTTTTTTGCCCAGCGCGACCTTAACAACCTGTCCCTGTTGGAAGATTTCCATGGGACACTGGAGATGAGCTTGCGTATGGGCACGGTGGGCGAATCCAGTCATGCCTTGGACGGCGGTAGTGCACTGTATATGGGCACTTCGCTACGCGAGTTTATTTACCATTGGCGCTTCAAAGCGCTGTCCTTGGTCAAGCTTCTGCTCCTCCAGCGCAAGATCCTGTTTTTTGGATACCCTGTCGAGCGGCTGTGCATGCTCCAATACAACCTGGTCGCACTGATTCCCGCTCTACTCTCGTCGCTGGAAGACTCTGCGTCGCCTGAGCTGCACAGTCAGTCGGACGGGCGCGTGAAGGCAGAGTCGCTCAAGATGTCGGACCGACACAGCCTCTTGTCGTTTATGGGCCTACCGCTTGCCCTGTTTAGCGAGGATGCCTTTTTCCAGCCGTGTTGTCCTCTGCAGCAAATCGATACACTCAAATGCGGCTCGTGGCTGGTGGGGACGACCAACAGCATCTTTAAGCAGCAGCGCTCGTACAAGCCCGATGTGGTGGTTGAC CTTGAGCACACCCAGTTGCAATTCAATGATCCTGCGCTGAGCAATGCCGTAACGCTCACGCCCTCCGACCGCAGCTGGATGGACCAGGTTATCaacgtcgtgctcgagacgTGGAACGAGGGCGATCCGACGCAGCCGACCTTGATGCAGTACGAAGGCAGCGACGACTACCTCCGTGCTCGCTTTGAGGAGTACATCTTTGGCTTCTTGTCTACGGCCAAGTATGCCAACCAGCTGCCGCCGACTCCGCCGGATACGCCGGTCGATCCCCAGTCGCCCACGGCGCAGTTTGGTGCCGAGGCCATCGACCTTTTccgagcgacgcgtgtCTTTAAGGAGTGGGACGCGCTCACCGACGATACACTGTGCGACCTGATTGGGTGCAAGCACCCATGCTCTGGAAAGGTCACGGCTCTGTCGGATGCTGCCCTCCGTCTGTCTGCTGGCCTGCACGATCTGCGCATTGATGAAAGTCTCGCACcgacgcgcgaggcgatcggTGCCGCATTCCAAGCTGGCAGCGCTGGCCTGTCCAAGGTTGCCAGCTCGTGGCGCACAGACCTCGCAAAGCTCAACACGGGCTGGAACTCGCCCCGGGccgggcgctcggcgaaCACGAGCGTGGATCTGACACACAACCCCCCCGACCTTGAAGGCGTGTCGACGCCTACGTCAGAAGCTCCGCCCGGGTCCGCATCgacgtcgcctgcgccgacgTGGGACTCACGCAAGCAAGAGGCCCTGTCTACATTGCAAGCAACAGGCGCACAAGGCTATGCTGCACTCGGCAACCTAGGCTCTTTCCTGTCTGCCAAACAAAAGGCCTGGTCGTCGCGTCGTCCGCGGAACGAGGATACCCAATAA